The Maylandia zebra isolate NMK-2024a linkage group LG14, Mzebra_GT3a, whole genome shotgun sequence genome includes the window CAGAAATCAACAATCGGACTGGTTTTCCATAAACGTCTACCGTTTGCATGCACGCGATCAGAAAAAATACATATAGACCAATATTACTCTTTTACTGTAATGACtgcatataaatataaagtgtGATTTCTAGACATCTTACCTGTGTATCCTGCCAGTGCTGCTGCTGGGATGACGGGTTTGTCCTTGCTGAGGTCTGAGCGCTCCCTCACATAGTCTTTAAAGGTGCCCTTGGGCTTGTGGCCATGCAAGGCAGCGGGGTAGTCTTCTGAGTCAAAGCTGTCATAAGACGGTACCCGCTGCAGGCTGCTAAATGAAGACTGGCTGCTCCAGGACTGGGTCAGTCGGTCGCAGCTCTCATAGCTGTCAATGCTCTCAAACGAGTCCTGGCCACCAAGCTTACCTGGAAGGGAAAGGgcgaaaaaaaatttaaaaattggcaagaaagccattgttatgTAGGTAGAAACTCTAAACTCACATTACTGTGATTTCAAACTCTGACATTGTTTGTGGACAAGTTATATGATATTAAAATTTTAGCATTTAGGCCAGTTTGATGATGGCAAAAATCTTAAGATGATTCCCGTCAATGTTGCATTGATGTTGGCATTGCACATTAGTGATTACTCAGTTTTATAGCATTATTCAATTtgtcacagtcacacacaggCTATGTTTTTTTAGTCATCCCAAAATGAACCAAGTCTACCACAGCCTGATGGAAAGTGACTTTGGACTTTCGGTAAGAGCCAAAGTTGAACCGATGGAAAAGAAATAAGTGCACTCGCTATATGACACAGATAGATTCTATGACAAATCACTATTACCTCCAAAACTGTCGGATGGCGAAACTTGAACAATAGCAAATAACTCTGAATTAATTGCGAAAACCTTGCTGAGATTTGACAAAAGGGACATTAGCCACACCTTAGAAGTAAATTGTTTTGCTCCTCACTAAGCTATAGCTTATTGCTCTGTACAGTGCCACGTCCCTCCATTTCACACCTCATTTCACTTTCACAACCAGCATTTGGGTTTGATTTTAAATGGAAGACATTCACAGAAATTGCCCTGCTATTTTTGGCCTTGATGACGATAAGAGGAGTCTTTCAGTGGTAAGCCATTAACAAATGACAGATAATGCCATGCCGCTATTGATGCTGAAATCTTCAACTGGTAAAATTGGAGCCACATGTGGATATCAATTGTGCTACAAGATACTTTCCCACGTCGGGAGAGCACAGTTCAATGCGCAAACACTTGGTATGTGTGATGCATGGGGATTGGATCTCAAGCTTTGCAGGCAAATGCTTAAAGCACTGGATGGAGGACTCGTATGGTTTACATGGCACTTGCTAATAATTTATACAGCTGGGGATTTGGGAGAAGAAAAACCCTAGCTTTATGGGTAACGGTCTAAATCATACCGCTAATTCCTCTGTTGTAAACTATTGCTGGGAGAGAAAACAAGCTCGAGCATTCAGAAAAGCAAACAGTTTCATGAGAAAACCCCACGCTAACTGAGGATGACACCTCTATCTCCTTACCCAGAACCCTAAGGTTGCGCCGAAGAAAGGaggccaagaaaaacaagaaagagaaaaaaaatacctttttttttaaggttacACCACTTGAACAGTTTTACATAAGGGACATGCGGCAAGAACAGAACACATTGTGGCTTTGGTTCGTGTATCGCTCTGACAAAAACAAtagagtttttttttccccaacccAGTCTAGAGTGTACAAGTCGGGTTTGCTTGAACCACAAGCCAACCAGAAGGCctgcttttcttctcttctaATACTTGCACACTGATGTGGCATGACAAGATTCTGGTAGCTTCAGCACAATCACACGCAGGCAGACACCCATAGAAACCTTCAACTTTTACATGCATTCAGACAAACTCAAGCAAGTGCATGTGGTAAGCAGGTAATTAGAGCAAACCTTCTGAGTAAAATGTAAATGCACCACATTTTCACTGCAAAGCTAGTCCCACATTCTTTAATGTCTCCTCAAATCTCAGCCACATACTTATGCATTGTACGATCGCTCACCTCTGCTGAGGCGTCCCACGCACATGTTGTCAGGTGACACCACCTCTTGCTTGACAGAAAAGTAGTCTCCCGGCATGCCGTTGAGGGCCGTGTCCCGGAGGATGACCGCAGCAGGGTATTCACTCTCATATTTGAGGGTCAGCAGTTCTTCTGAGCTGATGGGATGAAGTGTCTGGTAGGACTCTGTGATGAAGCCGGGCTCTGAGTATTCAGAAGGAGGGACACACTGAGCGTGCTCAACACCATAGCCTGGAGCAAACAAAGGGAAATGAGTGTAGATAGAAAGCAGAGAAGGAAGGCAAGCAAGGAGCAACACAGAGGAGGAAGATCGATCTTAAAAGGAGTGGAGTCATTATCCCTCTTGTGCTGAGCCGCCACCGAAGTTCTCGGCACGTGAATAGTCCAAAAGAAAATATAGCCCTGAGCACACGGGAACAATTTTGTAGATTTTCAGCAAGACATATTGATTGAAGCTAAACTCAGCAAAAAATTCACAGTGATGCCACTGTACGTGTGGTCACTATTCATCTACAGCTGCAAAGATGTACTGAGGATCTATATCTAGGAAATAaatccaagaaaaaaaatgtgtgtgggGGGATTATTTGCTAACGCTAACCAACTTGCCACACTGAACCACCTTATCTACTTCCTCTATTTGGATTccctttcatattttaatatttgttttcttatGCTATCAGATTGACTGTGATGAATACTTACTGACAAAGTAGTCTGAGGTAAAGCGGGATTCCTGGAAGTTAGAGTTGAGTCCATTCATGGGGTAATGCTTTGTATCCTCTTCATGAAAAATAGATGGAGAATGAGAATCAGTGACCTCATCATTGATTTTATGTATCGTGTAACTGCATCCTGCTCTATCAAAAATTAATGATCTGAGCTAAATCGTGTCTTCCTGTTTGGCTCCTGTTACAAGAGCAAATACCAACAGTCCTAAACTGGAGTAAGCAGTGATGTCAGCCTGTGTAGTGAGAGCTTTCTTATTTGACTCGCATCACAAAACTgagacttttaaatctcttaAACTCATCTGATAATCAGAGGATAACCATCTTACGCCGTTACCTTTTTGAAGCATTTCCAAATGCTCCCAAAGGATGTCGCCCACAAAGTCAGGCGCCAAGTCCAAGAATCGCTCCTTCCCCATCGCACACAGGCTGGCTCCGTTGATGCCAAACTTGTCAAAATCGACGTTCTTCAGACTGAATTCGTTCACGGTCCACGTTAGCCACTCGGCCACGTGCTTTTCTGTCCACAGTCTAGGATCTGCACAGGATTGCAAAGAGTGGCAGTTACTGTTAAACGTCGACAACACCATCCAGACACATTTACTCAAATATTCAGGTCAGCTTGTGAATGATACAACAGGACAGATTCTCATTTTTTGCAGTCTGAGCTGGAGCCAACTTTCACTTAATAACCTACAGCAAAGTGGGAAGCTGAAGTGACTGTAAACCACAGTTGTAatgaaaagctaaaaaaaaatcataatttgcAGATCACATGGGTTGCTGTAATTGCTTCAGTTTTCAATGCCATCTCTttgctgtctgtctctgtgtctcaatTCTTGGGATGTTGCAGTCAGTCAGTCTGCCTGGACTGAATATATATAATGCAACGCCATTTCTGGAACAACTGGGCGTTTCCTTTTCAGTCAGTCTTTCTAAGAGGTGCTTTCTCAGAATCCTCTGAAGAAAGCCGAAATGTGAAAGAACTGCAGATGTGTGCGCCTGATATGTGACACACTGAGGTATTCTTAGAGGGCTGGTGCTGCAATTTGagttttcaaatgaaaacattAACAGGAACTAATGACAGCAAAAAGCAGCTGGCAGTCTTACCTTTGGGAATACCCAGTCGCTGCTGTTCCTTTGTGAAGCCACTAAAGGTAGCCTTCAAAGCCTGGGACATCATCTCTTTACTTCCTGGAGTTAGCAGGGGGACATCTCCACACTCGGGATCTGCAAATCAcaaagaagaatatttattttgagTAACACCAGCATCTGTTAGACTTGAAATCCAAATGACTAATATTACATGCTCCTTTCACTCCTATTGACAACTGAGGCTGCGGCAGTGCATCCTGTATTATATTTCATGCCGATAAAGCTCGCTGAATGGAAAATTTAATTGAGACAAAGAGGTGGCGGGAAGAGTCCTGTGAATGTGCGCTTCGGTTAGACATTGACACAGTTACGTGCGCGTGCATCCAcgtccacacaaacacagcaaacatttATATCTACCGTGATCAACAACATGGTTCAACAATTACATTCCGTCTAGACAGACACTGTCTCCATATCGGCTCCAATCTATTGAAACAAGGACTGTCACAGCTTTGGCTCGAACCTGTTTAAAAAGTAAGGGAGAGCCATGTCACTGTGTGTATACTGTGTTGGTAAACCCCACATTTATTATCTTCTACCTGTACATCCTGGGTGGGAGAGTGGTCAGTGGCCAGTGCTGCCCATCAGCGACACTATCACCTCTGCTAGCCCTCCTACCACGTCGCCCCGACACAGTGGGCCTACTGTCACAGGACCCAGCGCGGGGTCAAGCATTCTCACAGGTCAAGGGTCGAGGGATGAGGTGATGATGTCACCGCGGCTGCTGGCGAGTGACTTGGAAAGTCGGGGGTGGCCCGTCTCGAGGGGATTCAGTTACACACTAGGGTTACTGTTCTCGGCTCACAGCCAGTGGGCAACCAGTGGGACACAGAGCTCCCTTTGATGGCTTTAAACAGTGCCTGATGACTCGCACTCATCTAATTAGATTTACTGGGCTGCAGAAGTATGGCGATAAGGGGGCAAAACAGAGGATATGATGAGGAGGAGAGAAGGGGAAAGACCCTCTGGCCTCTAATATAAAAACAGactagttaaaaaaacaaaaacaaaaaaaaccccagcaaCCTAGGCTCAACTTGTAAACAGCCACAAAAAAAGGAACCTAGAGTTTCAGTTAGGGCATATTTTATCGTTTAAATCTCCAAACCGTCCACACACATTTGCACAGCACACAATTACATCTGTTATTGTCTGTTACTGTGCAGTAAAGCTTAATGTCACTTTCTCGTGTACTCaacttttggggggggggggcaacgtGCATACGgcaaaacttaaaaacacagcaggtcAGCTTAGGTCTCAAGTAGGTTAACAtgcaaacacataaaaaaatcaaagagtcAGCCAGGTCTTGATTTTGGTGGTGAGTCTATTTCTTtagatcatttttttctttgtccatTACATGCAATTTCAAATCATTAATCCTAGATCACAGAAAGGCTTGTCTTCAGGGCAAACAAGCTGTGAGGAGTGGGTGTGTCACACTTGCAGCACCGCCATGTGTCAAACCCAGATGTTCTGGCATCTCCACTGGCTGGTGTTTTATCTGCCAGCAGTATACTAGAGCAACATACAGTTCATGCTTGTTTTCACCACTGACGTCGCGACCTTGTCTGGAATGCACAGCAGCTTACCCCCCCGTCCCTACTTCGCCCATGTAACCAATGTCTGTCTGGCTGTTTGTAAAATTAGGTTTcccagtttctgttttttcgGTCTTTAGgtcgttttttttcccccttttcttcCCCCTCTCAAGCTTTTTTGCAGCAGACTGGAGAAAAAAGACAGAGGAGCTCTTTGCTTCTTCCTGTGATTCAATTTGGGCTGTAATAATATAGTCTGAACAAACAGAATGTAACCATTTCAGTCAGAAGTGAAGGTAAAAGGTTGAAGAGTTGAGAACAGCCATTGTTTTACAGTCTCACACAAAAACCCAGTTTAACTACTGTCAGACATGGCTCACACATCAAAATAAAGCTGGTTTCTctatttgacaaaaaaaaaaaagactgcaaGGTTGTCTAAGTTTCTACTGAGCTCGTTTTGCTTTTAAGTAGTGTTGGTAATGCAGAGAGGTACATGTTGCAAATGGCTGCAAACTGAGATGTGACCGGGGCTCAGACAGTCTGTGCTTTGATGTGAAAGCAAAGGCAAAATGTGGCAGTTTATTTAAGCTGGCTCAAGTGGAGTTTGTCTGCACTTTCAAACCGCTTACACCCCTCCCTCCACACCGCTTTTATCAACCCATCCGCACCGCGTACTTGCCCACACAGACTTGAACCCACTTTAGCACTAAATCTTCCATCAAAGACACTTAACACTACAGTGCATGAGAACTAACATTAGACAC containing:
- the ets1 gene encoding protein C-ets-1 isoform X2; translated protein: MSYYMDPVSSYPALHPCDRLGTLRQSGGVAMGPQTQHPGVVHPHQQYYPSQPLYPHDIPLQEVPDGREMCPTDPECGDVPLLTPGSKEMMSQALKATFSGFTKEQQRLGIPKDPRLWTEKHVAEWLTWTVNEFSLKNVDFDKFGINGASLCAMGKERFLDLAPDFVGDILWEHLEMLQKEDTKHYPMNGLNSNFQESRFTSDYFVSYGVEHAQCVPPSEYSEPGFITESYQTLHPISSEELLTLKYESEYPAAVILRDTALNGMPGDYFSVKQEVVSPDNMCVGRLSRGKLGGQDSFESIDSYESCDRLTQSWSSQSSFSSLQRVPSYDSFDSEDYPAALHGHKPKGTFKDYVRERSDLSKDKPVIPAAALAGYTGSGPIQLWQFLLELLTDKSCQSFISWTGDGWEFKLSDPDEVARRWGKRKNKPKMNYEKLSRGLRYYYDKNIIHKTSGKRYVYRFVCDLKSLLGYTPEELHAMLDVKPDTDE
- the ets1 gene encoding protein C-ets-1 isoform X1 yields the protein MIMTAAVDMKPTLTIIKAEKMDDPECGDVPLLTPGSKEMMSQALKATFSGFTKEQQRLGIPKDPRLWTEKHVAEWLTWTVNEFSLKNVDFDKFGINGASLCAMGKERFLDLAPDFVGDILWEHLEMLQKEDTKHYPMNGLNSNFQESRFTSDYFVSYGVEHAQCVPPSEYSEPGFITESYQTLHPISSEELLTLKYESEYPAAVILRDTALNGMPGDYFSVKQEVVSPDNMCVGRLSRGKLGGQDSFESIDSYESCDRLTQSWSSQSSFSSLQRVPSYDSFDSEDYPAALHGHKPKGTFKDYVRERSDLSKDKPVIPAAALAGYTGSGPIQLWQFLLELLTDKSCQSFISWTGDGWEFKLSDPDEVARRWGKRKNKPKMNYEKLSRGLRYYYDKNIIHKTSGKRYVYRFVCDLKSLLGYTPEELHAMLDVKPDTDE